The window CTGGCTCTCACCAGCTCCAGAACGCACATTAACACCTTTTGGGTCTTTATCAATCACAAAGGCAGTAATATCACAAGTCTGCTGTGCCTGAGCCAAACTCTGCGGAGCCTCAGACTGGGTTGAAGATTTTGAGGTTTGTGCGATCGCAGGCGAACCGATCGCATTTAAACTGGAGGATGTGCTACCTGGCTGAGAGGTTCCTGTCACCCCTCCATCCTGGCATCCAGCGGCGAGACTCCCTAAAAGTAATGTCACCAGTATTACGTTTCTCATCGCAGTTCTCCCTCATCGTTTGCTAAAAATTAAAACCGTCGAGCCGTCATATCTGTATCTTCCAAACGACTCAATACTAGATCAGGGGGTTATTTGAGCTTGATGGCAACTGGCTCACAATTGACTGTTTCTGCGGCCTTGGGCTGCCCAGCCAGGGCTTCGCAAGCATCCCGATTGGGTTGAAAAAGCAGCTTCAGCCCTTGAGCACGCTCTGGGACTTCAAACGCAACCTCACCGCGTCGCTGATCCCCCGGTTGGATTGAACCGGTAGGGCTTTTCACATCTTCCAACGCCCCTGCCAATAGAGCAACCTCATAGGGATTATTTTGACTATCCATCAGTTCAAAGGATACAACCGACAAGGTTTTGGCTTCCTGTCCTTTGTTAGCAATGGTCGTCGATACCACAATCCATTTATGACCTGAACTGGGCTGAATTACTCCTTTTCCTGGGTGTTCGCGGATTCCGTTAACTTTAAATTGCAAACTCAGGTTTTTATCTTTTATTGAAACAACGTCCCCCATGTTATGAGTGGATTTGGGCAGGGGGACGGCTGAAGGTTGTACGCTAGACTCCTGAGCTGAAGGGTTACGACTGGAGCTTTGTGTAGAAGTAGGCGTCGATTTCGTAGTGTCCTGCGGTGGCTTGGTGGAAGAACACGCCGTGACGAGGGCGAGTAGAGTCAGGGTTGCAGTCCAACTAGTGAGTTTTCTAGAGACGTGATTCATCCTTGGTGCCAGTGGTCAACGTTTTCGCTCTAGGATTGTTGACGTTTACTCTACTGGCTATGAGCCTGAACAGCGAAAATATTTTTCCCTCGCCGTATAAGGAATCAATCAATTCTCATTGAAAGGGCGATCATGGCTTGAGAAACCGCGATCGCCCCATGTATGCATATAAGTTAACTCACACGGCGTAATACTACGAGCGATCGCGCCGTAACTGGCACCGCTTGAGTGTCGGTGAACACTTGCTCCTCATTGAGGAAGCGAGGCTCTTTGGTGTCAATCACAACCGCCCACTGCTTATCCCGCAGCCCCTCTGGTAGAGTAAATTCAACCGTTTCATAGTGGGCATTAAAGAACAAGAGAAAATCATCATCAATGATGCGCTCCCCTTTAGGACCGCGTGCAGGAATCTCTTGTCCATTCAAGAACACTGCAAGAGTCTTGGCATAACCCACTTCCCACTGCTCATCTGTCATCTCACCGCCATCGGCATTGAACCAAGCGATATCTGTGATGCCTGAGCCATGAATTGCTCGACCTTGAAACCACTTACGCCGATGAAATACCCGATGCTGACGGCGGAAGTAGATGAGCTGACTGGTAAACTTCAACAGATCCGCATTTCCCTCTGGCAAGTTCCAATCAAACCAGGAGAGTTCATTATCCTGGCAGTAGCCGTTATTGTTGCCTCGTTGGGTGCGCCCCATTTCATCGCCCCCCAGCAACATGGGGATGCCTTGGGACAGCATTAGGGTGGCGAGCATGTTTCGCCGCTGCTGCTCCCGCAACTGCAACACTCCTGGGTCGTCTGTTTCACCTTCCGCCCCACAATTCCAAGAACGGTTGTGGCTTTCTCCATCACAGTTGTTTTCCCCGTTTCCTTCATTGTGCTTCTCGTTGTAACTCACCAAGTCGTTCAGGGTGAAGCCATCGTGGGCGGTGAGGAAGTTAATACTCGCATTCGGTCTGCGCCCATTAATCTCATACAAATCGGGGCTGCCGGTGAAACAGTAAGCAAATTGCCCTAATCCACTCTCCTCCCCGCGCCAGAAGTCCCGCACTGTATCGCGATACCTGCCATTCCACTCCGACCAAAGAACTGGGAAGTTCCCCACTTGATAGCCACCTTCTCCCACGTCCCAAGGTTCCGCAATCAGCTTCACATCGGCTAAGACTGGGTCTTGGTGAATGATGTCAAAGAATGCTGACAGGTTATCCACCGCAAATAGCTCTCGCGCTAATGCCGAAGCCAGATCGAAGCGGAAGCCATCGACATGCATCTCCGTCACCCAATAGCGAAGACTATCCATGATTAACTTCAGGACTTGGGCTTGGCGCACGTTTAGAGAATTTCCGCAGCCTGTAAAGTCCATGTAGTAACGGGGATCATCTTCTACCAGACGGTAGTAAATGGCATTGTCGATGCCTCGAAGCGACAGAGTCGGCCCCATGTGATTGCCTTCCCCCGTGTGGTTGTAGACCACATCCAGAATCACTTCGATCCCGGCAAAGTGTAATGCCTTGACCATCTCCTTGAACTCTTTGACCTGCCCCCCCGGCACTTTGTCTGCACTGTAGCCGGAATAGGGGGCCAAATAGTTGATGGAATCGTAGCCCCAGTAATTGCTTAGCCCTTTATCAACCAGATGTCCGGGACGGGCGAGGAAGTGATGAACGGGTAGCAACTCAACGGCTGTAATCCCGATCGCCTGAAGATGCTCGATCGCAGCTGGATGGGCGAGTCCCGCATAGGTACCCTGCAACTCTTCCGGGATATCCGGGTGCAGCTTGGTAAAACCCTTGACGTGGGTTTCATAAATAACCGTTTCGTGCCAGGGTGTTTTCAGCAGTTGGTCATCGCCCCAATCAAAGGACTGATCGACGACAACACACTTGGGCATCAGATGGGCGCTATCTAGATCAGAAAAAGATAGGTCTTCTTCCGCAGCCTCCCAAGAGTAGCCAAACAGTTCTGGCCCATTGCCAATATCGCCATCAATTGCCTTTGCATAGGGGTCAATCAGCAGTTTGTTGGGGTTGAAGCGATGACCATTCTGAGGGTCATAAGGGCCATGCACTCGGTAGCCGTAGCGTTGACCCGGTCCCACTCCGGGCACATAGCCATGCCAGACGAAGTTGCTGACCTCAGTCAGCTCTAGACGCGTCTCTTCATCATCTTTATCAAATAAACAAAGCTCGACGCCTGTTGCGTTTTCACTGAACAGAGCGAAGTTTGTGCCTTTACCATCCCAAGTTGCACCTAGAGGATAGACTTTACCGGGCCAGAGTGTTGCAATGTACATAGGTTAAGTTTCGGGGAAAACTAATATTGGGTTAGAATCAACGATTGCTGAGTACCTGTCTTATAAGGGTTCGCCGCGTCTAATTTTTCAAGCCTGAAACAGCCTCAATGACTTAAGGATTGAACAATTTCATGGGTATACGCAGTGACTTATTTGGGTATACGCAGTGACTTATTGATTAAATGAAGGTTCAGAATTTAGATCCAGTTCAGCCCCAGTAATTCCGTTGAAGGAATTGGAAACCAAGCAAACGTTGAGATTAATAATGACGCTGTAAACTTAGAGAAGTCCTCTCTCCTCTTCTATCGCGACCTTATCTCTTATTTGTTATCTGTGATTCATTTTATAGATTATTAGACCAAAAAAACTCAATCTCTGGACATAAGTAAATTAGTTTTCACTTAAATTGCATTAGTATTTAATATAAAAAATATAAGAAAATCTAATATTCTGAAGGGGAAAATATATCTTCGGATAGTCTTATCAGTTATTTTAGCTAAAAATGCAAAAACATCCTTAACGTCAGCCTTTATTTGGCTTGGCCTACTGTCGCATTAAGGATGTATGTTTATTGAATTCTTTTTTATAAACAGCACTTATTCAGGGATAAAATCATACTGATCATTCACATAGCTCCGTAGATATTGCTCTGAAATACCTGTAATTTTGGCAATCTCTTTCAAAGAAACTTTCCCGAACAGAAGCTTTTCAATGAGGTCTTTTGTTCGCTGAGAAATTATCTGATTCTGATTTTGATAGTTTGGCATCAGATCTATACCACTGATTCAGTAGGCACCTTTCTACTTTCGCTTTCTCTACGTTATAGTTTGGCTAATTCTCTGTCTGTCCTATAGCGTACAGTCATTCTTGCTCATGCTGGACGCTAGGATGTAATTTAAAATACATAACTTCTTTACAATAAATTCAGCCTGCAAGGAGTTCCTCTCGCAAATGCTGGGAGTGCGCCGTGCCAGCGTGAGTGTGGTGGCGGCGATTCTGCAAAAGGCAGGGCTAATCCGCTACAGTCGGGGCAGGATGAAGATTTGCGATCGCCTTGGTTTAGAAGGCACTTCCTGTGAGTGTTATCGGATTGTTAAACAGGAATTTGATCGCTTGCTGAGTGAGTGAACAGCAGATGCGATCCTAAGGCGACGCGGATCAGCTTAGACCCGGTTGGCAGAAGTTAGTCACCACCTCTTGATCATGCAAGGGAGCGATTTAGCTGGATAGTTATTTCTGCCTGGGTGTACTAGGATACGTGAAACAAATCAAGAGGTAAATGACCGTACATTTCATTAATGCCGTCTTCGTAAGCCGATTGACAAGACACCAAAACGCCGCGATGGATGCCGGTGTAGGAATCGAGATAACACAGGCCAGTTTTCGGGTTGAATTTGATATAAACTGACCCCTCAATCGGCTGAAGGTCAAAAAGGGATGGATAACCTAAAGCCTCTGCGTAGCTTTTGAGGGCAGATAATCCTTGAGCTGCGGTATCCGCGCAAATTCCTAAAATTTGGTAATCTGAGTGTTCGGTGAGCAAAAGTAGTGCTTGACGGATGAGAGCTTTTTCAGATTCCGAGGTAATGGATTTGTTTTCGATGCAGTTGAACGGCTTAAGCAGTTCTTGCGCTTCTTGCAGGGTGAGAGGAGTTGAGTTTTGAGTGGGCATAAATTTTTAGCTTAATCGCCGGAAAGCCCCACAGCATAGCCATGGATTGGCGTGAAATGAAAGGCGGTCAACTTTTTCCAGAAGATAGCCACCACACAGGTGAAGGGGCATGACTGATTTAGAAGTATAAACAGGCAACCAAGATCCCCGACTTCTTTGTTAAAACCCTGATTACCACTGGATGAACTTAATTCAGAATTCGGGGAGCTGCTCAAACTCATACCCCTATTCAGCAACGCCGAGGTGAAATAACAACCAGACAAGTATGTAATCATACAAAGAAAAACATTAACAATCAATCAATAGAAGCATGACCAGACCCACACAAGCCCACATGTCTCGCACAATCGGCAAGAACAAAACTGACGCCTTTAAAGATTTGACAAAACGCCAGATTGAATATTATATGGGGGCAAAACTGATCGAGGTTGGGGTTAACCCCAACTCCGCGATTTATCGATGGTCATTAGAGACGAAGGGTTTTAACGAAATCTGGACTTACAGCGCATACTGGGGCGATTCTAAGGAGCAATTGCTCAAGCAGGAGCAGGAATCACCGTAAACTACTGCAACGTCGTGCCATCCCTTAATATGCCATCTTCCAGATAAGTGACGCGATCGGCAACATCGATAATGCGCGGGTCGTGTGTTACCATCAGCACCGTGCAACCGCCTTCTTTCGCCAACCGACGCAGCAGTTCAATCACCTTATGTCCACTATGGGAGTCTAAGGCAGCGGTTGGTTCATCCGCCATGATGATTTGCGGGTTGCCGGCTAAGGCGCGAGCGATCGCAACCCGTTGTTTCTGTCCTCCGGATAAATCAGCCGGTTTTTGATTGGCTTGAAACCCTAACCCAACCTGTTCTAAGAGAACTTGCGCTTGATAGCGTGCTTTTTTGCCCTTAATGCCTTTGATATTGAGTACAACCTCTACATTTTCAGCGGCACTCAGCGCTGGAAATAGGTTAAAGTTCTGAAAAATAAAGCCAATGTTTTGCCGTCTAAAGTGAGCCAGCTTGGAGCGAGACATCTGGGTAATCTCTTCTCCAAGTAAGTATACCTGTCCCGCAGAAGGGGTCAGTAGTCCCGCCAAAATAGAGAGAAGAGTCGTTTTCCCAGAACCCGATGGCCCCATTAAGATTTGGATATCACCACTTGCGATTTCCCAATCAACCGCTTTAAGAGCCTGAAAGCGCCGTTGCCCTGACTGATATACCATTTCTACCCCCTTGGCAAGGATAGTTCCCCTGTCAGGGCGGTTTAACCCAATTGAGCTGAAATCACCCAGGCCTCGTTTTTTCGTAAACAACATTGAGTCAGTTCTAGCAGCACTCATCCTTGTTGAGTGTCAGCGAGTATGATTTTAAAATCAAGATGGCTTGTGCCGCTCTTGCAAATTGTCCATTGTACTGGATATATCTTCAGTTTATCTATCACAGCTAGAAGGCGTCTAAACCGATACCTGATTATACGCTGCTGCATCTGCAAGTTTGTATCCAAAGCCGTATTTGGGAAGTTGCCACAGAAAAAGACTTACACATTGACACTAAGCAGTGATTCAAATCACATCCCGGGTAGTGATGCCAATGTATAAGTCTGGTAAGAGGTAAAAACTCTGAAGTTTAGATTGAACTCACTAGGGGAGTCGGGTCACTGAATTCAAGCGGAGCATTGATGGCTTGATGATATACCCCTTTTATGCAAAAACTTTTGTTTGAACATCCGCCGAGAACAAACGGATGCGCTCATTACTTAACGGTCATCCAAATTTGATTGGATGAGGAATTTTTTCTGAGATTAACCCTCGGAATTTTCTGGATCAGCTTAGGATTAATCAGTTCAAGCGCTGGCATTTCTTGTTTACAACGAGCGCAAAACCAATAAATGCTGCTTTGGCGAATATGACGGAGTAACTGCTCGGAGCAACAAGGACAAGTATTCATAAAACGCCTCAGTTGTTAAAGAAAATATCCAGAACAGTAGCCATTGATACTGATATTGAGTAGGACTTGTGAGTTGTTTGAGGGGTGATAAACTCGATGTATTAACACGCTAAAACACAAGACCTTGCTAATCAGCTCATCACTTATTCTAGGTCAGAATATATAATATTTGGGTGAAAAAATTGGGGGATAAATCGGGAATAAATCGAGAAGAAGAAAAAAAGTTGACAACCAGAAATACTCGACTCAAAGTTAGTTTCTTTCCTTAGTTCAGTGATTTGAGGCGATAACCTACGCTGTGAACCGTTTCAAGCAAATCATCGGGAGCCTTCGCCGCTCTAAGTTTTTGACGCAAACTCTTAATATGAGCCTTGACGGTGTCTTCTTCTGGAGGATTTTCGAGTGACCAAATGTGTTCAATGATAGTGCTGCGGCTGAGTATACGTCGTCCGTTGCGTAGCAGTAATTCTAAAATACTGTATTCTTTGGGTGTCAAACGCAGCAGTTCGTTATTATAACTGACCTCATAGGTTGCTGGATCGAGCTGCAACTGCCCCCACTCCAGAATCGGAGACGATGAAGAACTGTTCCGGCGTAACAAGGAACGTATCCTCGCGAGTAATTCCGGTAAATCAAGGGGTTTAACCATATAATCATCAGCCCCAGCATCTAAGCCGATGACTTTGTCAGTACTCATATCCAGAGCTGTTACCATTAAAATTGGCACAACATAGCCATAGGAACGCAAGCGCTTACATAAAGTAATTCCATCTAGCTTGGGCAGCATTACATCTAGCAAAATTAAGTCATACTCAAAGCTTCTGATTTGCTCCCAAGCCGCTTCTCCGTCTCTGGCTTGATCAACTACATAACGTTGGTCGCTAAGGGCTTCGCCTAACGCTTCAGCAAGGCAAGGATCATCTTCTACGAGGAGAATTCTCATTGCAGGGGTGCCTTGAGTATTGATATATAAGAATTGCAGATAAAAAACTTTATTACCTAATTTTCAAATAAAGAATTGATTAATTACTCTTATCCTAACTCACGTTTTCCAGCTTAAGCATTGATGAGATAAAAAAATACACTTTTATCCTGTTTTCAGAAGATACAATTTAAATGTGCGTTAGCTTAGAAGTCCGATTTGGTATAATCCAGATCAATTGATACAGGCATCCCAAAAATTCAAAAATGATGTGGAATATTGTCGGTCTTTTGGGTTTGTCGAGGGTCAATGGGTCGAGCCACCAGGATACCGATCGCATATTTCACCCGACTGACATACTGCTCTAAATCCCGTGCAATGGTTACTTGTCCAGCCGGGGAGGCGTGAATAAAACCCATGTTGCCGTTGGGTTGGCGGTAAACCAATCCAGTATGGGTAACATCCAAACCCGAAATGTTAGTTGCAACGGCAATAATATCCCCCGGTTGCAGTTTCGAGTACAGGCGACGAATCTGTTGGGTGGGAATGTATTGGATGGCTACACCATCAAGCTGGGATTCTCGTTCGACCATACACTGATAAGCAGTATCGTTACTGGCCATCGGGGGGTAATTCTGGCGATGCATACTCATAAAGTTCAGTTTCTTCTTGAGAGATAAACCGCCTAAATTCTGACCAATGTTTTGAATTGTTCCCCGTTTTTGGTTGTCATAAATCCATTGGGAAAAGTAATGGAGGCGGCTGCAATAACCATTGATTTGACCATCCCAATAACGTTGATCGCGCAGGTGATTGACGAAGGTTGTGTAGGAATAATCCTCTACTGCAACACCTCGTGCGATCGCCAGTACGGTTTCGACCAATAGCACGCAATCGAACTGATTAAGATTGACAACAAGGGTTTCTTCTTTGGATTGATCTAATAAATTGGCTTTATAGGCACTACCGAGAAATGACTGTGCGATCGCTTGTAGAATTTCCCCCATGGGGCGCTGATGGAGTTTTTGTGCCCTTGCAGATTGCATGACGCGCCGGAAACGTTCTCCATCTTTGGTTTGAGGGATATCCTCGCTTAGGGTTTGGGCGTTAAGATGATCGGTGGATTGAGTGGGGTTCACAGAAGATGGCAAGCTGGAGGTTGTCGCCTTAAGCTGTTTGGGGTTCGTCAGGATTTGCGGTTTAGCCGACGCAGAAGGAACCAGAAGACGTTGATTGTCCTTGGCGTGAGAGGCAACATGGGAAGCGACACCGAATGCGATCGCAAAGCCTACCATAGCCAGCCCGAAGCGTTTTCTCATATTTAGAGCTTACTCCTCAACCACCTAATGTTTACTGACCATCGGTCAGCTTAGCAAAAGTAGACGTTGGCTGGAGAGAAAAGTTTACCCCTGAGTTTTCCGTTGATAATAAAAAGAATAAGGGCAATGGAGGAATTAACCACGGGAGGCACCAACACTTACCCCGTCTACGTCGTCAGAGGGAGCAAGAAATTAATGACAACAATTCTTGAAGCCAGTAATCTTTCCTTAAAAGATGTTCAGCGTCTTTTGAGCCTAGAGAGGCAAGTCAATCATTCCTTCACCTCATTATTATCCTTAAGTCCTTTGACAGAGGTGGAACAGCAAGACCTCGATGAAATCTGTACCAATTTTTATGACTACTATACCGAAAGAAAAATTTCTGAAGGCGAAGTTAAATTTTTAACTATTTCTCCCTTGATGTGGTTGGCTGGTTTTTATAATTCTACAATCAAAATTACGCTCGAAGAAAAAATTGATGATATTTACATTGAAGATGAAGACACCTTAATTAAAGGGCGGATGGACATTTTAGCTGTCCATAAAATTCAACCAACAACAACATTAACTCCCTTTTGGATTCTGGTTATTGAAACCAAGAATGCTACGGTTAATGCCTTTGAAGGTTTACCTCAGTTGCTCACTTATGCCTATAAAGGATTAGAGAATCAAGCATCTGTTTGGGGATTAACAACCAACGGCATGAGTTACCAATTTGTTTATCTCGAAAAAGGAAATCCTTCAAGCTATCAGCTCTTTCCAGACTTGAATGTAATTTACCCGGAACGTTCTATCGAGCTGCTGCAAGTTCTCAAAGCTATCTGTGCAGGAATATCTTCTGTATGAATCCGACAATAAATTATCAACCCTCTTTTCCC of the Allocoleopsis franciscana PCC 7113 genome contains:
- a CDS encoding DUF4352 domain-containing protein translates to MNHVSRKLTSWTATLTLLALVTACSSTKPPQDTTKSTPTSTQSSSRNPSAQESSVQPSAVPLPKSTHNMGDVVSIKDKNLSLQFKVNGIREHPGKGVIQPSSGHKWIVVSTTIANKGQEAKTLSVVSFELMDSQNNPYEVALLAGALEDVKSPTGSIQPGDQRRGEVAFEVPERAQGLKLLFQPNRDACEALAGQPKAAETVNCEPVAIKLK
- a CDS encoding ABC transporter ATP-binding protein, which encodes MSAARTDSMLFTKKRGLGDFSSIGLNRPDRGTILAKGVEMVYQSGQRRFQALKAVDWEIASGDIQILMGPSGSGKTTLLSILAGLLTPSAGQVYLLGEEITQMSRSKLAHFRRQNIGFIFQNFNLFPALSAAENVEVVLNIKGIKGKKARYQAQVLLEQVGLGFQANQKPADLSGGQKQRVAIARALAGNPQIIMADEPTAALDSHSGHKVIELLRRLAKEGGCTVLMVTHDPRIIDVADRVTYLEDGILRDGTTLQ
- a CDS encoding N-acetylmuramoyl-L-alanine amidase-like domain-containing protein, whose translation is MRKRFGLAMVGFAIAFGVASHVASHAKDNQRLLVPSASAKPQILTNPKQLKATTSSLPSSVNPTQSTDHLNAQTLSEDIPQTKDGERFRRVMQSARAQKLHQRPMGEILQAIAQSFLGSAYKANLLDQSKEETLVVNLNQFDCVLLVETVLAIARGVAVEDYSYTTFVNHLRDQRYWDGQINGYCSRLHYFSQWIYDNQKRGTIQNIGQNLGGLSLKKKLNFMSMHRQNYPPMASNDTAYQCMVERESQLDGVAIQYIPTQQIRRLYSKLQPGDIIAVATNISGLDVTHTGLVYRQPNGNMGFIHASPAGQVTIARDLEQYVSRVKYAIGILVARPIDPRQTQKTDNIPHHF
- the glgX gene encoding glycogen debranching protein GlgX; protein product: MYIATLWPGKVYPLGATWDGKGTNFALFSENATGVELCLFDKDDEETRLELTEVSNFVWHGYVPGVGPGQRYGYRVHGPYDPQNGHRFNPNKLLIDPYAKAIDGDIGNGPELFGYSWEAAEEDLSFSDLDSAHLMPKCVVVDQSFDWGDDQLLKTPWHETVIYETHVKGFTKLHPDIPEELQGTYAGLAHPAAIEHLQAIGITAVELLPVHHFLARPGHLVDKGLSNYWGYDSINYLAPYSGYSADKVPGGQVKEFKEMVKALHFAGIEVILDVVYNHTGEGNHMGPTLSLRGIDNAIYYRLVEDDPRYYMDFTGCGNSLNVRQAQVLKLIMDSLRYWVTEMHVDGFRFDLASALARELFAVDNLSAFFDIIHQDPVLADVKLIAEPWDVGEGGYQVGNFPVLWSEWNGRYRDTVRDFWRGEESGLGQFAYCFTGSPDLYEINGRRPNASINFLTAHDGFTLNDLVSYNEKHNEGNGENNCDGESHNRSWNCGAEGETDDPGVLQLREQQRRNMLATLMLSQGIPMLLGGDEMGRTQRGNNNGYCQDNELSWFDWNLPEGNADLLKFTSQLIYFRRQHRVFHRRKWFQGRAIHGSGITDIAWFNADGGEMTDEQWEVGYAKTLAVFLNGQEIPARGPKGERIIDDDFLLFFNAHYETVEFTLPEGLRDKQWAVVIDTKEPRFLNEEQVFTDTQAVPVTARSLVVLRRVS
- a CDS encoding response regulator transcription factor, translating into MRILLVEDDPCLAEALGEALSDQRYVVDQARDGEAAWEQIRSFEYDLILLDVMLPKLDGITLCKRLRSYGYVVPILMVTALDMSTDKVIGLDAGADDYMVKPLDLPELLARIRSLLRRNSSSSSPILEWGQLQLDPATYEVSYNNELLRLTPKEYSILELLLRNGRRILSRSTIIEHIWSLENPPEEDTVKAHIKSLRQKLRAAKAPDDLLETVHSVGYRLKSLN
- a CDS encoding helix-turn-helix domain-containing protein encodes the protein MNSACKEFLSQMLGVRRASVSVVAAILQKAGLIRYSRGRMKICDRLGLEGTSCECYRIVKQEFDRLLSE
- a CDS encoding DUF1824 family protein, giving the protein MPTQNSTPLTLQEAQELLKPFNCIENKSITSESEKALIRQALLLLTEHSDYQILGICADTAAQGLSALKSYAEALGYPSLFDLQPIEGSVYIKFNPKTGLCYLDSYTGIHRGVLVSCQSAYEDGINEMYGHLPLDLFHVS